From bacterium, a single genomic window includes:
- a CDS encoding ribosomal L7Ae/L30e/S12e/Gadd45 family protein, with translation MDIERLRAAPQRAIGTNQTRKAIDRGRARVIFVARDADRRITDPVLKAARDRGVDVVEVESMIALGRACGIAVGAAVAAILETEGRALGT, from the coding sequence GTGGATATTGAACGCCTTCGCGCTGCTCCACAGCGGGCCATCGGCACAAACCAGACGAGGAAAGCGATCGACCGTGGGCGGGCCCGCGTGATCTTTGTCGCGCGGGATGCCGACCGGCGGATCACCGACCCGGTGCTCAAGGCGGCGCGCGATCGCGGCGTCGACGTCGTCGAAGTCGAGTCCATGATCGCGTTGGGCCGTGCGTGTGGTATCGCCGTGGGCGCGGCGGTGGCGGCTATCCTCGAAACGGAAGGCCGCGCACTAGGGACCTAA